One segment of Neobacillus endophyticus DNA contains the following:
- a CDS encoding FtsB family cell division protein, with the protein MGAVQNQNVSKMETTYVKQQEYAEIASARKRKLLLRRLSMFFVLAGCVSYLLISQNISQTAELKTKMVQKKQLESQLSALKHQQSTLKQEIVNLNDDDYIAKLARKEYFFSDKNEIIFNIPEDKKGN; encoded by the coding sequence TTGGGCGCAGTACAAAACCAAAATGTATCTAAAATGGAGACAACCTATGTTAAGCAACAAGAGTATGCAGAAATCGCATCAGCCAGGAAAAGGAAGCTGCTGTTAAGGAGACTTTCAATGTTTTTTGTATTGGCCGGCTGCGTTTCCTATTTGTTAATTTCCCAAAATATTTCTCAAACCGCTGAGCTTAAGACTAAAATGGTTCAAAAAAAGCAACTGGAAAGCCAGCTCTCAGCCCTTAAACATCAGCAAAGTACTTTGAAACAGGAAATTGTAAATTTAAATGATGATGATTACATTGCAAAACTGGCAAGAAAAGAGTACTTTTTTTCTGATAAAAATGAAATTATTTTTAACATTCCAGAAGATAAGAAGGGGAATTGA
- a CDS encoding S1 domain-containing RNA-binding protein, whose translation MSIEVGSKLQGKVTGITNFGAFVELPDGTTGLVHISEVADNYVKDINDHLKVGDQVEVKVINVEKDGKIGLSIKKAKDRPETEKKHSNAHTQRPRQGRPNDRNNNNSNKPENFEAKMARFLKDSEDRLSSLKRHTESKRGGRGARRG comes from the coding sequence ATGTCAATTGAAGTAGGCAGCAAGTTACAAGGAAAGGTAACAGGGATTACAAATTTCGGAGCGTTTGTGGAGCTGCCGGATGGAACAACAGGGCTTGTACACATTAGCGAGGTTGCAGACAATTATGTTAAGGATATTAATGATCATCTTAAAGTTGGCGACCAAGTTGAAGTGAAAGTCATTAATGTTGAAAAAGATGGGAAAATTGGGCTATCTATAAAAAAAGCGAAAGATAGACCAGAAACAGAAAAGAAGCATTCAAATGCTCACACACAACGTCCTCGCCAAGGCAGACCAAACGATCGCAATAATAACAATAGTAATAAACCCGAGAATTTTGAGGCAAAAATGGCACGCTTCCTGAAAGACAGTGAAGATCGTTTATCTTCCCTAAAGCGCCATACGGAGTCCAAGCGAGGCGGAAGAGGAGCTAGACGCGGTTAA